The stretch of DNA TTCTTGATCACCTTCCGCTctgctctttctcctgctccctaCAGCATCAACCACGACCCCAGCCGTATTCCCGCAGACCTGCCGGAGGCACGGTGCCTGTGTCTGGGCTGTGTGAACCCCTTCACCATGCAGGAGGACCGCAGCATGGTAAGCGTGCCGGTGTTCAGCCAGGTGCCTGTGCGCCGCCGCCTCTGCCCGCCACCGCCCCGCACAGGGCCTTGCCGCCAGCGTGCGGTCATGGAGACCATCGCCGTGGGCTGCACCTGCATCTTCTGAAGCACCTGGCCCAGAAGCCAGGCCAGCAGCCTGAGACCATCCTCCCTGCACCTTTGTGCCAAGAGAGGCCTATGAAAAGTAAACACTGACTTTTGAAAGCAAGACTTTGGGTTTGCTTCTTGTGGCTTCGAAGTCAAAACCAGGGTCAGGGTAGGAGGTTCCTGGGAGGTAGATTTCAGATTAACATAAAGGAGGAttttgccgggcacggtggctcaagcctgtaatcccagcactttgggaggccgaggcgggcggatcacgaggtcaggagatcgagaccatcctggctaacacggtgaaaccccgtctctactaaaaatacaaaaagaaattagccgggcgtggtggcgggcgcctgtagtcccagctactccggaggctgaggcaggagaatggcgtgaacccgggaggcggagcttgcagtgagccgagatcacgccactgcactccagtctgggcgacagagcgagactccgtctcaaaaaaaaaaaaaaaaaaaaaaaaaaggaggatttTTCGTCACTCTGAGTTCTCCAAGGTTCTGAGTTTCATCACTCTGAGTTCTGAGGTGGCCTATTAGAAAATAATGTGGTCACCTCTACTACTTAGGGATATCATgtgtttcctttatttatttattttgagacagggtcttactctgtcgtccagggTGGAAGTGGCCcagtcacagcttactgcagcctcagcctccccaggctcaagggatactcccacctcagcctctcaagtagctgggactacaggtgtgtgccactccaccaagctaatttttgtcctgtttgtagatacggggtttcaccagttgcCTAGGCTGaccttcaactcctgggcctCTTTGCAGATCAGActtctgcccgcctcagcctcccaaagtgttgggattacaggagtgagccaccacacccggcccatgtGTTTCCTTTTATTTGGGGTGTAAGTCTATATTTCAACCATGTTAATGTGACTTGGTTGCTATAACCAATGTAGGAGTTAATAAGAGCTAACTCTACTCACTTAAGGGTCGCTGGAAACAAGCTCTTTTGAAGCGGGGAGCTCCCCATCTCTGAAATTGTCAAGTTAAAGCCAAGCTTCTCAAAGGTATTATGGAGCAGATGCCTGCTCTGGTTGGAGGAGATGATCTGAAGTATTTTCAGCTCTGAGATTTCTCTGCAGATCAGACTTAGACCCAAAGAAAGGCTTCCAGGTTGCCAAAGAGCAGGTGCTTTTCACCTGGGACTGTGCATCCTtgaaatttttatgtatgtaCTTTTTCGGAGCTAAGGATTCCTGGTTTTGAACAGACACTCTTAAGTTGAGAAGTGTCATCATTCTTTCTTCCAGCCCTGTCCAAATCTCCTGGGAGCATCAGAATCTCCTGGAGGGACTGTTAAAACAGCTTGCGGGGCCCCACATCTAGAGGTTCTGATTCAGGTGGAGGCTGATACTTTGCATTTTTTTGCAgtgtttttcttgcatttttaatatataaatgattgtttccaggtgatgctggtgCTGCTGGTCTGGACACTGGCTTATATTAAGATACTCTGCTGATCAAAAATG from Macaca nemestrina isolate mMacNem1 chromosome 6, mMacNem.hap1, whole genome shotgun sequence encodes:
- the LOC105466888 gene encoding interleukin-17B → MEEYERNIEEMVAQLRNSSELAKRKCEVNLQLWMSNKRSLSPWGYSINHDPSRIPADLPEARCLCLGCVNPFTMQEDRSMVSVPVFSQVPVRRRLCPPPPRTGPCRQRAVMETIAVGCTCIF